In the genome of Bubalus kerabau isolate K-KA32 ecotype Philippines breed swamp buffalo chromosome 8, PCC_UOA_SB_1v2, whole genome shotgun sequence, one region contains:
- the TOMM7 gene encoding mitochondrial import receptor subunit TOM7 homolog isoform X4, which translates to MVKLSKEAKQRLQQLFKGGQFAIRWGFIPLVIYLGFKRGADPGMPEPTVLSLLWG; encoded by the exons ATGGTGAAGCTGAGCAAAGAGGCCAAGCAGAGGCTGCAGCAGCTTTTCAAGGGAGGACAATTTGCCATCCGCTGGGGTTTTATTCCTCTCGTGATTTACCTGG GATTTAAGAGGGGTGCAGATCCTGGAATGCCTGAACCAACTGTTTTGAG CTTACTTTGGGGATAA
- the TOMM7 gene encoding mitochondrial import receptor subunit TOM7 homolog isoform X1, producing MNCDLRLATLTTPAVKAGVARARLLSCRFQTRLLFSHGCRQRCRNGEAEQRGQAEAAAAFQGRTICHPLGFYSSRDLPGSRFYARGNRGIEQFCSSLKATQLSNGGAMNSSSGPPRPILLTTMLYCGNLKVDLRGVQILECLNQLF from the exons ATGAATTGCGACCTTCGTTTGGCGACGCTCACGACTCCTGCCGTAAAGGCCGGTGTGGCGCGTGCGCGTCTCCTTTCGTGCAGATTCCAGACGCGTTTGCTGTTTTCTCACGGGTGTCGCCAGCGCTGTCGCAATGGTGAAGCTGAGCAAAGAGGCCAAGCAGAGGCTGCAGCAGCTTTTCAAGGGAGGACAATTTGCCATCCGCTGGGGTTTTATTCCTCTCGTGATTTACCTGG GTCAAGGTTTTACGCGCGGGGAAACCGAGGCATAGAACAGTTTTGTTCTTCGCTGAAGGCCACACAGCTGTCAAATGGGGGAGCTATGAACTCAAGCAGTGGGCCTCCAAGGCCCATACTCTTAACCACCATGCTGTATTGCGGAAATTTGAAAGTG GATTTAAGAGGGGTGCAGATCCTGGAATGCCTGAACCAACTGTTTTGA